TTCTCAGTGGGTGAGGGGTTGTGAAGATTAACTTTTACAATTGTGTGTTTGATCGATCCAGTTGTTAAAACTGATTGGTTTCTGCTGTATTAGTAGCCAATGCGCTTgcatgctcaaccttcaaatacttggttagCATTTGCTTAGCAGTGTAGCGCGcccttcagaaaccctccaccttccccagatCCACCTGTATAGTTCTGCTACAGGTGtcatgtcgatgaggccttTACAGGGGATACTCTAGTTGACATGATCTCTGTAGACACTTCAGGGATGCGCTGTGGTCGTGTCTAGGCCCAGGTCCTactgtgttttttctactttaccacagtaaagaatgcgaatagcctataataggcctaaatgcgaaagaaagaaagaaacgtttataatcccctttgtgagtgaagatttgggaaaagaaacagagattccatgttcagtggaataactaatggaatattgttaaattctctgctaatcgggtgaccagatcgcgattcgcaaaacagaatacaacgCTTAAATTTAGGGACTCACGTACCTCTCTTATTCGGcatgaactaaaatgtttccatggctgcgatgtcacatttaattgctaacctattatttcttttgtaaacaaagctttgtgcttcactcatgtcatattcaagtaaatactgccacagccctatcagtgggtaacgaatatacccggattctcggtactacCGGTACCACAGAAATGcgggtatcgtcacattttcaaaattttagtaccgacttggtaccgaagtactggtacttttgacaacactacttgcAAGTAAAGAGGTTCATAAAGTCAtgactgctgtgctgtttggaaacgtCAGAtgttaaagctttatttctcattaatttagccactgtattaaataaatacttagggttgtgtttgttttcttctaagagagTCATACGCAGATCTAACAGTTATTACAGACTTTCTGTATGCAATAATGCTTTCTTtccacaaaatgtaaaaaaaaaattttttaaaaaccctCTAGTTAAGTTTTCTTCTAGGtgtgctccatttttctggctgctctcaTAAGGGCACACATGTGCTTGTTGTAGCACAGCATTGGACTGTTTTTCTTAATCTTCTTAAAACGTAAATGAGCATGTCTAAtatctaatgtgctggaaaagagagagtcagtagtttctgttgcaacatcgagttATGAAACTGATCAGCAAGATTATTTATAATCTATAGTGGTAGAGGTGATAGTTCTACCATAATTGTAACAGGGAGTCggttttgcagccttggctaaatgtagtatacacaagactagataatgatctgagatgtcatcactctgctgcagaatgtCAACGGCATCAACACTGaatccatgtgacaatattagatctaaagtatgattacaaaaatgagtgggtcctgacacgtgttgtctaactccaatagagtttagaatgtctgtaaatgtcaatccgaatgtctgtaaatgtcaGTCAGTCCTTTTTCATTATATaaatggatattaaaatcaccaacaattagGACTGCAGCCAGTACTAACTCCGAAAGAAAATCAGCTAATTTCAGATCGAATATTCAGCAAACagagctttatcatttgttcatctGTATTATATCTGggagggtttgtgtgtgtatatgtgtgttctTGCATACATGGTttatgtgtataatgacatgggtattacaatgtaaacatggtttatgaggacacttcctgtgtcctcgtaaaccaaatggcttaaaaaacatactaaactgtttttttttttgtttttttttattcaaaaaatgcagagttttctgtgataggtaggtttaggggtaggggtagtgtagggggatagaatataaagtttgtacagtataaaaaccattacgtctatggaaagtccccgtaaaccattatttatgtgtgtgtgtgtgtgtgtgtgtgtgtgtgtgtgtgtgtgtgtgtgcgtttttgtgatttataaggacacaaatttgtataaagacatgggtattacactggtattacgatgtaaacatgaaatatgttttctgtgatgggtatgtttaggggtggggtagtgtaggggggtagaatgtacagtttgtacagtataaaaaccattacgcctatgaaatgtcctcactaagatagcaaaacaaatctgtgtgtgtgtgtgtgtgtgtgtgtgtgttttaacattaattacatttttactctATGACCTGCTTCCTGACCTGTCAACATTAAGATTATGAAATATGTAATGATCATCATGGATAGCTTTGTGTTAGTGGTCCTTTAATATATAGTATAAGCTTCTTTAAATAATGGACtttatgttttgatttttttttattattattattttttgtttgtttgtttttggaatTTTTTATGATTATGTACTTTGTATGTCCATTCACAAAGGTGTCATTGGTAGTGCTGGGATCAGTTGATCagtcgcaaaaaaaaaaaaaagacataaataaataaattcttaaTCCCTGATATCAGTTATTTACTTTGCCCTTCATATGGAAGCACCGCAGAAACCACCGTATTTGTAATGTGGGATTTACACCGCATATGTGTTGCTTTGCATATTTTTGGCTTCTCAGACTTATGGGATACAGAAACATATCTAGGCAAATCAGTTTTGGTATATAGTTTGACACTCTATTTAAATCACAGACATCATGAAACtgtaggtttaaaaatacattttattttatagcatATTCATTGCCAACTGTTTTCACATTCTTGGGAAGGTGATGGCTGTAGCTTTGCTCTCAAGATCATGGGTAAGACAGTCTTAAAATAGTAATGCATTAATGTAAATCTCTgatatttttcagatttttcaacagTGTTTTACCTCATAAAAGCAAGCACATTTCATGTGTCTACTGAATGTAAACTATGTAAATAGCATGTTTATAAGATAAAGGattgtaattaataatatacTGTAGTTCATCTTCTGTACATTATGGTGTCATTACATATGGAAAGAacagttttaatgtatttaatatgtaatCATTTCCAGGAGCAGTTtacacatttgtgtgtttgttataATATATGAACATGTTACACAGTATATGTAATATGTACATTGTAGTATAAAATGCTACTCCTTGACTCATTAACATTACTTGTTAAATATATCATCATTACAGGCTGCTGAATTCACAGCCAGTCTTCCACAATTCCAGCTCATTATCTACTGTCTCCTAATGCAGTGTAAGAAGAAATTAgattttcattaataataatacagctgTTCTCACATCAAATCATTTTCAACATCAAATTagttaaaaagctttaattaACAAGGTAATTAACAAAATTATGTAATGCTTAATGGTTACTGTTGTTGCTTGTGTAGATTTTAatactgtatttatgaaaaCACATGTTAAGTTAAAGGAAGTAcatccaaaaaatgaaaattctgtcatcttttgcTAACCCTCGACTCATTTtgatgagagaatttttcattttggaactgaataaataataaatgttaagtgATACATTTCAGTGATCAGTTGATGATCTGCCAAGCATTATATaaagcattaaataaaatgatgttTGTGTAATGCTGTTctaaaaagttattataaacTGTTCTCCACTTTTCAGTCtcaaattcaaacaaaaagaTGTTCAATTGATATTTTACTTATTTCACTGAACTTGCATAAAACGGTGCTTCCAGATTTTCATGACTATCtcttgttattttgtttaatatattaatttattcttacAGCACTATTAGTGAAACCTACAGGGACTATTAACTGCTCCGAACCGACTACAGATGCTCTTTTAGTAGCCCTGAAGGAGAATGTTTTTGGCAAAACTGATATGAGGCCAGTTATTAACCCGAAAACTCCCACCAACATCAATGTGAGCTTCATTCTGTATGGAATTTTAGATGTGGTAAGTTTATTTAATATCACTGGCAATCAAACGTGTGGGAGTTGGGACAAGAGAGTgagccacataagaaaaaaaaatcagagcaGAGGCAAGCATCTGAAAAGGCAAGGCGACCAGAAATACAAGCAGACTTTGTTGGGTTGACTAGCCGGAACAAAATGAGCTCCATATCTGTATAGCAGTGATAGGAAAAGTAAAGGCAGTGTGCCTTTGTGACGACAGGGCTGAGTGAGGTTGTGTATTTTCAAGAAGTGGACGGGACCAAGCATTGAACCCTGAGGAGTCCCTAAAATTTaggaattattttttatatagatTCAAAAAACTTTACTCTttaaagtttttcatttaaagaacacttgattttcctgctcgCCACCTTGCTGTCATATTGAGTAGGTTTGTGAATGAtatcaattatgaaataaatgttagaGAGCAGGTCTTTTGGCAATTGTGGGGGTAAAACTTGCGTACATTCTTAATTTTTCTCTTTCAGGATGAAAAAGCTCAAATATTTGATTCCTTCATTTGGGTGTATTTGGTAAGACCTTTTGCAGTTGTCTTTAGGCTTCTAAACCAGTGTGATTTCCCATTATTTCATGCAGCTTTTATTATaatgatattttgttttgtagttTTGGAATATTGAAGGTTTGAGTTGGGATCCCGTTGAATGTGGAACAGACAGAATCTCACTGCCAAGAAAACAACTGTGGAGGCCTGATATTGTTATTAATGAATTGTAAGTACAAAAGTATCAAGCTATTATATGATTTACAGTATGTCAATGCTGATCATTGCACACAAATCTGAAATCTTTCTCCTGTATCTCATGAAATGTTACAAGACTTGTTTGCAGTTTAGTGCATTTGACTAAAAAGCTTACtcaaaaacttaaataaatatgATAGATAATAGAAGGAGTGCCCTGTAATAGAATAGATTAACATTACTGTCTTGCATACTACTCATTcctaatgctgttttttttttttttactttgaagcATGGATGAAAATAAAGCCCCAGACACATATTACCTCTATCTCCACCATACTGGTTTGGTAATGGATGATCTTCCAATTCATGTGATCAGTTCCTGCAACATGGACATCTATACCTTTCCATTCGATATTCAGAACTGTTCATTTACTTTTAATTCATACAAGCTTAATGGTAAGTTGGTTTGACTGAAGGGTAGATTTTCAGTTATAACTACTATTGTACCTTTGTGACCCATGTCATCTCTCATTGGTTTGGTCTTCTCTACAGCGGTGGATGTTCAATTGTCTTTTGTTGAACCAGCTGCGCAAACACTTAAAAAATCCCTAGATGCAATGAAAACTAAAGGGGAGTGGGAGCTAATCGCCATGTTTGCTGAAAAACCTACCATCCTTCCTGAAGAGCTAAAAACTTCTTTTGATACACTCATTTACTATGTATGAACACACAGAAGTTAAATTTGTATAACTTGTATAAGGATAAATTGGGTTAAAAATTCTATTgtccattttttaattaaatgaacttttattggaatgtaaattaacattttatattattttattaatcagaTCGTTCTCAGCCGTCGACCCACCATGTATGTGGTGAACCTCCTGATTCCCAGCTGTTTCCTCATTGCTGTAGATCTATTCAGCTTTCTTCTACCACCTCAGAATGTGGATCGTTCTGCCTTCAAAATGACCCTCATCTTGGGTTACACTGTGTTCCTGCTGCTAATGAACGACCTGCTGCCCGTCACAGGAAACACCTTACCTCTCATAAGTTTGTATAGGAGCTTTGTTGTAGCATTACACTTTGTCCTAACCAGGCATATGACAAGTTTTTGGTCTTCACTGAAAGAAAAATGCTCAAGTGAAGTGACtaaagggccagatttactaactgCTTGTGCCAACgcaaaccctttttttttttggcattaaaaactactgtcaggatttactaaagacacgcagtgagaAATTAGTGAtgaaaaggcgtggacagttatttttgcagctgactttattaggggccaagcccctattgtaattgttagttAGGGGCCAAGACCGAAGGTACtattttttggcattaaaaactactgtcaggatttactaaagacacgcagtgagaAATTAGTGAtgaaaaggcgtggacagttatttttgcagctgactttattaggggccaagcccctattgtaattgttagttAGGGGCCAAGACCGAAGGTGCATAGGCAACTATTGTTGGCgttcttatttttattcttcCGTTTTcgctctggaagtctatggcagcccatttAATACACTGATAGAAGTCAGTCCCAACATTAACCACACCGGTTTTGGATTCTCTAattcaatccctctagcgccatcACCTGTCCAAAGTTTCACTcacgtttatgctaataacttttgaaccataagggctagaaacaaaattattttttcctctgattccttggctctGATTACTTAGcttcctctgattccttgggaTTGCACTCTATGACGTCATTTTCAGTCATGAAAAATTtcctgccattttgaattttctgaaaaacctactttttcaaactcttcCAAGGCCGTTGGTCCGATTTTCACAAacattgaaccagatcatcttcagaccatgccgacaaaaTGTTATGGAATACAAGTCAATTTCTCAAACTGTTTTCGAAAAAATGCACAAACTAATTTTACGTAGCGCTTGCGAAAATAGACATAAGGCTGTATCTCCGCAATGCTTTATCGCATttagaccaaacttggtacttGTCATTACAAGCATCGcctgaggcaacatgcagtTTCGGTGCAGCGCCACCAACTGATCCGGAGATACAAATGGCTTTTTTTGCTTGtaacttctgatgggtttgtcctTCAGATCTTTCAGATCTTCTgaccatgctggcaaaaagttatgAATTTTGTGTTGATAGTAATGAATAGTATAATgaataaatttgaaaaaaatttgATGAGTGGTGCGTGGTGATAAGCAATGAACACTTGATCAGAAAGTTGGGGGTTCAAATACCATATGATGCAATATCCAAACTGTTACTGGTATGCCAAGTACATTCAAGGGTTGACTTGGCTCAGCATTATacaaatttcttaattttttagtAATCTTAGGATTGGGTATAATGAGCCACAGTTGAGTCTTGGTAACACTTGAAAACACAGACTgaaagtgagtgagtgagtgagtgagaaagAAAGTGGGCAGAGTCCAGAGTGCACATGATAGATTTGGGGAGCCAGGGTAGACCACGCAGATTAGGTGGCCAGCAGAATGGAGCAGGTAGTGGAGGCAACCACCAGGACAGGGCAAGTAGAGAGGACCAGGCAGAATATTTCTCTAGATTTATATATATTGGGTCACATGAGAGTTTTTGGAATGCCAGCTGAACAGAGATTATCTACAGTGCCATCTGGAGTGTTTGCAGAACATGTACCATCTGGTGAACTAGTTGACTGGCTGAAATCTGGAGTGCAGGTGGAGAAACTGACCCCTGGTTAGCAGGCTGACAGCAGACTTGAGAACATCTGGAGGGCCAGCTGACTTGCTGACATCTGGGGGGCCGGCTGACTTGAAGATATCTGGATGGCCGGCCTCAGTACACCTAATTAGACAAAAAGACTACAAACAGAGAGTTCAATGGTGGCCATCAAGGCTGATACTTGGGAACCCAGAATGGCCTCTGTGGCTGAGACAAGGAAACTAGGAATGGCATTCTTGGACAAGATGGAACAGGCAAGGCATTCAGGGACAACTTCCTTGGTCATAACAGAAGAGGCAGGAACCTCTGGAAGGGTCTCTATGGCCAACACTTGTCTGGACTTTGGGCAAAGCTCCCGGAGCCAAAGTGTATTCTGGAGCAGACTCTGGAGCAAATTCTAGACTGTGCTCCAGGGCTGGATCAGACTCTGAAGCTAGGTTCTTGGGCTAGAGCAGACTAGTGGGCTGGCATGGAACATGTAAGGGGCTCTTTATTAGAAATGGATTCAGTGCAGAGCTTGTTAT
The DNA window shown above is from Ctenopharyngodon idella isolate HZGC_01 chromosome 10, HZGC01, whole genome shotgun sequence and carries:
- the LOC127520291 gene encoding 5-hydroxytryptamine receptor 3A-like, with the translated sequence MDVFWNIEGLSWDPVECGTDRISLPRKQLWRPDIVINEFMDENKAPDTYYLYLHHTGLVMDDLPIHVISSCNMDIYTFPFDIQNCSFTFNSYKLNGKLILYYFINQIVLSRRPTMYVVNLLIPSCFLIAVDLFSFLLPPQNVDRSAFKMTLILGYTVFLLLMNDLLPVTGNTLPLINVFFSLCLALMVASLLETILIVNIQCGSSHYGPLPQWAKVLFLNYLAKFVFLSKKCSDQNCDPEEYRTETKCCDPVADTPQSEAVYKTSPTLQELRKISHELLSIRQQVNKHFKTDESADEWEHLGQVIDRLLFGLYVIFLSVSFITIFVIWLSWYNKNA